A single region of the Mustela lutreola isolate mMusLut2 chromosome 2, mMusLut2.pri, whole genome shotgun sequence genome encodes:
- the GASK1A gene encoding Golgi-associated kinase 1A, with amino-acid sequence MASWLWRRLRGKRRLVMAFCLLMTLTVVTVTRFPPQHPATGPDAGPMEPQDVTGAPGPHRWQALSSSWRQQARDLEVWRGWPSPRNSIPECAKEQGHRGTVDRSRRSLRGDSRHPGRVRRDMTLASLGDMRFSSSRLVLLRDDEDRSPRAKDLSPPWHDDPIGEAQNATGTPTGPVTGRGMTALQAWRAAAGLTPRPYPAAGRNLPGARNRALTGRQPAGHPTPATGARRWPVSVGELQESVWCDAEPPELWRSLRASGQIPPWLTEHDVQALQLLAQGQVVGKARVPGHGQVLQVGFSSEGALPNISSGLSHLCSQGLCGLIKRPGDLPEVLSFHMDRVLGLRRSLPAMARSFRSSLLPYRYTDGSPRPVVWWAPDVQHLGDPDNDQNSLSLGWLQYQALLAHGCSWPSQAPCPPIHHTEWARLALFDFLLQVHDRLDRYCCGFEPEPSDPCVEERLREKCRNPEELRLVHILVRGSDPSHLVYIDNAGNLQHPEDKLNFRLLEGITGFPESAVQVLASGCLQKLLLLSLRMDPVFWESQGGRQGLKQVLQTLERRGQVLLEHIRKHNLTLFRDEAP; translated from the exons GCATCTTGGCTCTGGAGAAGGCTGCGTGGCAAGAGGCGGTTGGTGATGGCATTCTGCCTCTTGATGACTCTGACTGTGGTGACTGTCACCCGCTTCCCCCCACAGCATCCAGCCACTGGTCCAGATGCGGGTCCCATGGAGCCCCAGGATGTCACTGGAGCCCCTGGCCCCCACAGATGGCAGGCTCTGAGTTCCAGCTGGAGGCAGCAGGCCAGAGACCTAGAGGTCTGGAGGGGTTGGCCCTCGCCTAGGAATTCTATCCCTGAGTGTGCTAAGGAGCAAGGCCATAGAGGGACAGTGGACAGAAGCAGAAGGTCCCTGAGAGGGGATAGCAGGCATCCAGGGAGGGTCAGGAGGGACATGACTTTGGCCTCTCTAGGAGATATGAGATTCAGTAGCTCACGTCTTGTGCTCCTGAGGGATGATGAGGACAGGAGTCCAAGAGCCAAAGACTTGAGTCCCCCCTGGCATGACGATCCCATCGGAGAGGCACAGAATGCGACTGGCACCCCAACTGGCCCTGTCACAGGACGCGGCATGACAGCTTTACAGGCTTGGAGAGCTGCTGCTGGACTAACCCCACGGCCCTACCCAGCGGCAGGCAGGAATCTGCCAGGAGCGAGGAACAGAGCCTTGACGGGTAGGCAACCAGCAGGGCATCCTACCCCGGCTACAGGGGCTCGTCGGTGGCCTGTCTCTGTTGGGGAGCTGCAAGAATCTGTCTGGTGTGATGCCGAGCCCCCTGAGCTGTGGCGTAGCTTGAGGGCCAGTGGGCAGATTCCCCCATGGCTCACAGAGCATGATGTGCAAGCGCTCCAGCTGTTGGCCCAGGGGCAGGTGGTGGGCAAAGCCAGGGTCCCCGGCCACGGGCAGGTGCTGCAGGTCGGCTTCTCCAGTGAGGGTGCCCTTCCGAACATATCCTCTGGGCTCAGCCATCTCTGCTCCCAGGGGCTCTGTGGCCTGATCAAGAGGCCAGGGGACCTGCCAGAGGTCCTGTCCTTCCACATGGACCGGGTGCTGGGGCTGCGCCGGAGCCTACCTGCCATGGCCCGGAGCTTCCGCAGCTCCCTGCTGCCCTACCGATACACGGATGGCAGCCCCAGGCCTGTCGTCTGGTGGGCGCCAGATGTGCAGCACCTGGGGGACCCAGACAATGACCAGAACTCTCTGTCCTTGGGCTGGCTGCAGTACCAGGCCTTGCTGGCACACGGCTGTAGCTGGCCGAGCCAGGCCCCCTGCCCGCCCATCCACCACACTGAGTGGGCCCGCCTGGCGCTCTTCGACTTCCTGCTGCAG GTACACGACCGCCTAGACCGCTACTGCTGCGGCTTTGAGCCTGAGCCGTCGGACCCCTGTGTGGAAGAGAGGCTCCGAGAGAAATGCCGGAACCCAGAGGAGCTGCGGTTGGTCCACATCCTG GTCCGAGGCAGTGATCCATCCCATCTGGTCTACATCGATAATGCTGGCAACCTTCAGCATCCCGAGGACAAGCTGAACTTCCGGCTGCTGGAGGGCATCACTGG GTTTCCTGAGTCGGCCGTGCAGGTTCTTGCCTCAGGATGTCTGCAGAAGCTGCTGCTCCTGTCCCTGCGGATGGACCCCGTGTTCTGGGAGAgtcagggtgggaggcaggggctgaAGCAGGTACTCCAGACCCTGGAGCGGCGAGGCCAGGTGCTGCTGGAGCACATCCGGAAACATAACCTGACGCTCTTCAGGGACGAGGCCCCGTGA